The following coding sequences lie in one Glycine soja cultivar W05 chromosome 16, ASM419377v2, whole genome shotgun sequence genomic window:
- the LOC114389382 gene encoding ubiquitin-like protein ATG12 isoform X1, whose product MSAESPSSARKVVVHLRATGDAPILKQSKFKIAGTDKFAKVIDFLRRQLHRETLFVYINSAFSPNPDELVIDLFNNFGFDGKLVVNYACSMAWG is encoded by the exons ATGTCTGCTGAATCGCCAAGTTCTGCTCGTAAAG TGGTTGTTCATCTCAGAGCCACCGGCGATGCTCCTATTCTCAAGCAATCCAAATTCAAG ATAGCAGGAACTGATAAATTCGCTAAAGTGATAGACTTTCTTCGCCGACAGCTCCACAGGGAAACATTG TTTGTATACATCAATAGTGCTTTTTCACCAAACCCTGATGAATTGGTCATTGATTTGTTTAAT AATTTTGGTTTTGATGGCAAACTGGTGGTCAACTACGCTTGTTCTATGGCATGGGGCTAA
- the LOC114391044 gene encoding transcription factor TT2-like, protein MGRSRCCSKEGLNKGAWTALEDRILTEYINIHGEGKWRHLPKRAGLKRCGKSCRLRWLNYLRPGIKRGNITNDEEELIIRLHNLLGNRWSLIAGRLPGRTDNEIKNYWNTNIGRKLQNGGAGTTLNTLQQEDQNVKEQEWHYDKGSCLVQTKATRWTKVTVTNEISQPNEGITIKSNVGDNKMKGFLVSPSKESNNDSVLLDFMADFEMDGNFFSELLKMDLPESSCKENKILGDNGNPSTVDKVYLSPKSSCDTAHFPWGDSFYDTNFDFLPVTIFMESGFDWL, encoded by the exons ATGGGTAGAAGTCGTTGTTGTTCCAAGGAAGGGTTGAACAAAGGAGCATGGACAGCTCTGGAAGATAGAATTTTGACAGAATACATTAACATTCATGGCGAAGGAAAATGGAGGCACTTGCCCAAAAGAGCAG GTCTTAAGAGATGTGGGAAAAGTTGCAGGCTAAGATGGTTGAATTATCTGAGACCTGGCATTAAAAGAGGCAACATTACTAATGATGAAGAGGAGCTTATAATTAGGCTTCACAATCTTCTTGGAAACAg GTGGTCTTTGATTGCTGGACGGCTTCCAGGACGAACAGACAATGAAATCAAGAATTATTGGAACACCAACATTGGGAGGAAACTTCAAAATGGTGGTGCAGGAACCACTTTAAACACACTTCAACAAGAAGATCAAAACGTTAAAGAACAAGAGTGGCACTATGATAAGGGTTCGTGTCTTGTTCAGACAAAAGCAACAAGGTGGACTAAGGTCACAGTCACCAATGAAATTAGTCAACCCAATGAAGGGATTACAATTAAGAGCAATGTTGGTGATAACAAAATGAAGGGTTTTCTAGTGTCTCCATCTAAAGAGAGTAACAATGATTCAGTGTTGTTGGATTTCATGGCAGATTTTGAGATGGATGGAAACTTCTTCTCGGAGCTCCTTAAGATGGATTTGCCCGAATCATCTTGTAAGGAAAATAAGATACTCGGAGATAATGGTAACCCTAGCACGGTTGATAAAGTCTATTTATCTCCAAAATCATCCTGTGATACCGCCCACTTCCCTTGGGGTGATTCATTCTATGatacaaattttgattttctacCAGTGACAATTTTTATGGAGTCCGGATTTGATTGGCTCtga
- the LOC114389382 gene encoding ubiquitin-like protein ATG12 isoform X2 yields the protein MSAESPSSARKVVVHLRATGDAPILKQSKFKIAGTDKFAKVIDFLRRQLHRETLNFGFDGKLVVNYACSMAWG from the exons ATGTCTGCTGAATCGCCAAGTTCTGCTCGTAAAG TGGTTGTTCATCTCAGAGCCACCGGCGATGCTCCTATTCTCAAGCAATCCAAATTCAAG ATAGCAGGAACTGATAAATTCGCTAAAGTGATAGACTTTCTTCGCCGACAGCTCCACAGGGAAACATTG AATTTTGGTTTTGATGGCAAACTGGTGGTCAACTACGCTTGTTCTATGGCATGGGGCTAA